aattgttaaaaacatttgaacctaactctctctctctctctctctctctctctctatatatatatatatatatatatatatatatatatatatatatatatatatatatatatatatatatatatatatatataatgcggtgcggtgcggtgcAGTTTGAACCGCGATTGTGTAACTATAAACCGCAAACCAAACCTAAATGTTCATAACCGTATTGTGTAGTGCAGTTTGGTGCGGTGTGGACGTACGGTATATTGCACACCCTTAATTTGGATATGTATATTGGAAAGTCTTATGGCTTTTAGTCTTTCATTGGTTAACAAAATGGaggtgatgttttttttttttttttttttttttgaataatagTAATTTGATTTGTGTGcaactaataaaaatatttatggtaTTAGAGGTGCGTTAGAGTTTTTGGCCTCTGACTTTGTAGTGATGGTCATTGGTCAAAAATTATTGTGCCCTCGACTAAATTAGAGGATAAGAAAGTTATTGCCTTCGGTGATAAAGAAAAAAATGGGTAATGGTGCTTAGACTATATTTTGGACTGAAGTGTGGGTTGGAGAACATCTTCTTTCTAGTTTATTTCCAAGGTTGTTTGATTTAGAAAATATAAAAGATTGTGTTCTTTTCTGATCGGTTGATAGGTCATGAAAGATGTTGGGTTTGACGAAGACAATTAGAGGAGGAGAGGAAGCTTTGCAATTCTCTAACCATGTGATATGTTACATGGTATCAAGCGTAGTAATGAAAAAGATAAATGGTGGTGGGATATTGGTAACTCTAGAACTTTTTTAGTGGGATAAACTAGAAGATGGATCGATGATAAAGTTTTTCCAGTTATTCAATCTCAAACTCGTTGGAATTGGTATATTCCTAAGAAGGTAAATATTCTTATTTGGCTAACTTATTGGATAAAATCCCTACTACTTGGAATCTTGATCAAAGAGGAATAGATATTCCTTCTACCTTATGCTCGATCAAAGAGGAATTGATATTCCCGCTGCTTGGAATCTTGATCGGAGAGGAATTTGTTCTTTGGAGAATGAGCAACTTGACCATTTGTTTGTTAGATGTGAAATAGTTGTTAGAACTGGAATGCAATTTTACATGGTTCGATATGAATTTGGTTGCTTTCAATTCCGTGGTTGATATCTTTTTGGGGATTGATTATTTTCGATGTGGTGCAAAAAAGAACATTAATGACGCTATGAATTGTGTTATAGTGTATTTATGGAAGTTTAGAAATGATAAAGTTTTTTAATATGAGATACTTAgaaaatatttaaattttgattcCATAAGGCTGGAGGGAGTGGATCTGATCATGTCATGCTGTCACATCATTTTTGAAGCCACAAGCCGCCTTTCATATCAATTTTGCCACACAACATAAATGACATGCCATTTTCAAGATGTGGGTCAAATTTAGGGGCGGACTCAGAATTTCTTAGTAGGGAGTACCCATAAAAGTTAGGGGTTAGCACGATagtagaaaaataaaaattttaagaaTTTTCGAAAAATTTTCCACTACGGCCGGACAAGTTAGGGGTTGCCGGTGACCCCCTTAAATCCGCCCCTGGTCAAGTTGGTAAATTAGAAAGAAAAAATAGCATAaaccctctctctctttctctctctatctctatctctatctctctccccTTGGCAATACAATGTCGTTTGATCCATGTTTGCTCAGTATGCCACTGTCGGGAAACGGTATATGACATGGTTGCCGAGCTATATGCCAACCACTCTCTTAAACCTAAAAGAATTCTTTTCTCTTTGGTATTCAAATAGAAATACTAAGTGTTGCTTATAAAATTCTCTAAacaattttaattggtttttctTCTAGCTTTGTGCTAATTTATTGTTTTTAATATGATGTTTGTTgcgtattaaaaaatatatatatcaacatCTTCGATCTAATCTGTATATtcatatacacatatatacatataaattgaAAATCTCCAAAATTATAAATGTAAAGGATACAGAATACTTATCTAACATGCctctaaaaaataaataaaattaaaaaacattcaaaacatatcacgtccaaataaaaagtcaaagagagagagagagatgaatcGAGGAGCGTGATTCCAGAAATTTGCTGGGTCGCGTGTTCTGTGGATCCCACCATCTACGTATTTTTcagctttttatttatttaaaaattaaatataaaaaacatttaaaacaaaaattagaatttTTATTTCTCAACCTCCATCCATCATCTTCTCCATGTTTGCGTAACCACCACCGCACCGTTCAATTATTTCTCCCCCATCACCTTTCCCTATGCCATACCACTTCTTCAATCAGTTactttccttctctctctatacttccataactttctctctctctctggaaATCTCCAATTGTATTAGATTATACGCTTCCATCAGATCGCTCATCGTTTCGAGGTATGGTATCTCCGTTTCTTAATTTCTCTTCTGTTTTTCgatttcttcttcttgttgtaGTGGTAGTGATGGTGGTTCgtgtgttgaaatggttcaagtAATGATTTTCGTGTTTTGTAGTCTTCCTGCTTGTGATTTTGTAGGATACAGCAAGTTTTCTTGATATCTGAGGTAGTTTTTGAGTGCTATTCTGTTGATCGCCGGATTGATTGGTTCCTCTTTCACGGATTTTGATTTTCAAATGCTTGATATGTGTTTTAGCGTGTTCGTGGAATGTTGCATTTTTTGTAATTTCGACTCCTCATTCTTTTAGGATGCTGTGTGGTTTTCGGTTCTATGTTTTGCTGTTGGGGTAGGGATCTGGTTTCTGATTTACTTTCCCGCAGTCTCCGATCACGCTATTTTCCCCACACGGTGTTCATTTTGCCGACATTATACATTCTGTGGTCAATGGCAACTTGCGCGATAGTTTGATTTTTTCTGTACTTATGACGCGTTGGCTCTTGGCTGGATTTTGTCATACAACACtatatatagtttaattttttcaTGAGTATATACCTAGTTACCTCCTTGAAGAAACCGCTTACAactgactttttttttttgtaatcgcGGTGATCTAGTACCCCTGAGTTGTGACTTTTAGGTTCAGAATTGTGCATATATACAAAAATCATCACTATTCGACCTTCAAATTCTGAAATATCTGTGTGGAATCTTATGTTGCTGTCCTGTGTGCATAAACTGCTCTATGCAATAAAGACATTGATTTTAGCGTTGGCAACGAATTTCAATTCATAATCTATAACTGATTTCCCCATTATTGTATTGTAGATCCGATTGACTGAGTACTGTTTTTTTGAAAGATGTTGGGAGGAAGCAACACCAATTCATTAGTCCCTATCTTTCTTGATGAGAACCTCTTTCAGTATCCTTCAAACCAATTGCAGCTATTTGGAAATGGTGAGTTTCCATCATTCTAACTTTCTAACATAAAGATTAATAAATCACTTTTatttgatctttttttttttttttggatatgaCAGTTCCAGCCACACATCATGTTGATCCAGTAAATTATTCTGGTAGAGAGCATAACAGCCCTGCCTTTAGGCCCAATAAACGATCAAGAGAAGCTGATACTAATTTAATGCAGAAAAAGCTTCAGATATCATTGAACCAGAATTTTTATAATGAAGAATCTGATCACCCATCAAACATTCCAAACCCACATACTGTATCTACCGGTTTAAAATTATCATATGATGATGAGGAGAGAAACTCCTCAATCACTTCAGCAAGTGGAAGCATGACTGGAGCAACACCACTTATGTCTTCTTTTGGTGATAGTGTCACAACTGAACTTGATCGACAGAATGAAGAACTTGAAAGATACATTCTGCTTCAGGTACTACTAATTTGATTCTCTATTTATCACTTTAATCTCATTTGGGCTTCTATTTACATGTGAAATACTGATATTCAACAGGGAGAAAATATGGTGAAAGGAGTGAAGGACATACGACAGAGACACATGGCTTCATTCCTAACTTCCATCAGTAAAGGAATAGACAAAAAGATACGTGAAAAAGATCTTGAGATTGAAGCCATAAACCGTAAAAATAAGGATCTTGTGGAAAGAATAAAACAGGTGGCAAACGAAGCCCAAAATTGGCACTACAGAGCAAAATACAACGAATCAATAGCCAATATGTTGAGAGCAAATCTTCAGCAAGCATTAGCACAAGGAAACGAGCAACAAATAAAAGAAGGATTTGGTGATAATACGGATCTTGAAAATGATGCTGTGTCTTCTATAGATCCAAATAATTACCTTGGAAAGTTTGATAATCATAATTCTAATCATAATGGTGTTATGATATGCAGAGCGTGTAAGGTGAAGGAGGTGTGTATTCTTGTGATGCCATGTAGGCATTTGAGTTTGTGTAAAGATTGTGATAGTAGAGGTGTCAATGTTTGTCCTGTATGTCAAGTTGTGAAAAGTGTTGGTGTTGAAGTGTACATGTCCTAATTAAAATATATCATCAACATTCAACTAGGTTA
The genomic region above belongs to Lactuca sativa cultivar Salinas chromosome 4, Lsat_Salinas_v11, whole genome shotgun sequence and contains:
- the LOC111910646 gene encoding probable BOI-related E3 ubiquitin-protein ligase 2, giving the protein MLGGSNTNSLVPIFLDENLFQYPSNQLQLFGNVPATHHVDPVNYSGREHNSPAFRPNKRSREADTNLMQKKLQISLNQNFYNEESDHPSNIPNPHTVSTGLKLSYDDEERNSSITSASGSMTGATPLMSSFGDSVTTELDRQNEELERYILLQGENMVKGVKDIRQRHMASFLTSISKGIDKKIREKDLEIEAINRKNKDLVERIKQVANEAQNWHYRAKYNESIANMLRANLQQALAQGNEQQIKEGFGDNTDLENDAVSSIDPNNYLGKFDNHNSNHNGVMICRACKVKEVCILVMPCRHLSLCKDCDSRGVNVCPVCQVVKSVGVEVYMS